One window of the Bacteroidia bacterium genome contains the following:
- a CDS encoding tetratricopeptide repeat protein, translating into MLGVLYYENEKYPEAIDKLNKAICYYDSISDKTRKGKLLNTIGNIYKFQCNYEIALKYYHQSLNFCEKIKDSSGIAIAHIGIANVFINWKNYDKALENYKICFQISKNIGKNNIMSSAMIGMGNVYKQQKKDNEAIKSYENSLAIEKDNNNPEGIALALLNMGDVYFNQENYYKALTNYQNALKIVKSINNNIRVSLVLLQIGQTYQAIGNNAIAEKYYKNSIDVATKIDYNQVILEDFKNLYLLYKKQNRLSTAIEFYEKYNNLKDTLFTTESQKQINEIQTKYETGKKEQEIQLLNKDKQLSKLQIKQSQDEINKQRILIYSIVIVLILISVFSILLFRLYKEKKKANKKLSDLNQEILMQKEEIITQRDEIEAQRDIATEQRDLISNQKNEITDSIYYARRIQQALLPITIYLNEILDDYFILFKPRNIVSGDFYWARKIGNKTIIAAADCTGHGVPGAFMSMLGIAFLKEITNKGIVKPDIILNELKELIILSLHQRGMEGDTKDGMDISLCSIDKIEMQLEFAGANNPIYIVKNEEFKVESEEIIEKQNLPISNFKLYELKGDKMPIGYFSENYEVFTNKEVTITKNDMVYLFSDGYADQFGGKNNKKYKYKALKELITNSSNLNCKEQKDIISSEFEKWKGNFEQTDDILVIGIRI; encoded by the coding sequence TTGTTAGGAGTATTATATTATGAAAATGAAAAGTATCCTGAAGCAATTGATAAATTAAATAAAGCAATTTGTTATTACGATTCCATTTCTGATAAAACAAGAAAAGGCAAATTATTAAATACCATAGGCAATATATATAAATTTCAGTGTAATTATGAAATTGCATTAAAGTATTATCATCAAAGTTTAAATTTTTGTGAGAAAATAAAAGATTCTTCAGGTATAGCAATTGCACATATTGGAATTGCCAATGTATTTATAAATTGGAAGAATTACGACAAAGCATTGGAAAATTATAAGATTTGTTTTCAAATTAGTAAAAATATTGGAAAAAATAATATTATGTCTTCGGCTATGATTGGAATGGGAAACGTTTACAAACAACAAAAAAAAGATAACGAAGCCATAAAATCATATGAAAATTCTTTAGCAATAGAAAAAGATAATAATAATCCAGAAGGAATAGCTCTGGCTTTATTAAATATGGGAGATGTTTATTTTAATCAAGAAAATTACTATAAAGCTTTAACAAATTACCAGAATGCATTAAAAATTGTAAAAAGTATAAATAATAATATTAGAGTGTCTCTTGTTTTATTACAAATTGGACAAACATATCAGGCAATTGGGAATAATGCTATTGCAGAAAAATATTATAAAAACAGTATTGATGTAGCTACTAAAATTGACTATAATCAAGTTATTTTAGAAGATTTTAAAAACCTGTATTTATTATACAAAAAACAGAATAGGCTAAGCACTGCTATTGAATTTTATGAAAAATATAACAATTTAAAAGATACATTATTCACCACTGAAAGTCAAAAACAAATAAATGAAATTCAGACAAAATACGAAACTGGAAAAAAAGAACAGGAAATACAATTATTGAATAAAGACAAACAATTATCAAAATTACAAATAAAGCAAAGTCAGGACGAAATTAATAAACAACGTATACTAATATATTCTATAGTTATTGTTTTAATACTAATTTCAGTATTCTCTATATTACTTTTTAGATTATATAAAGAAAAAAAGAAAGCCAATAAAAAACTTTCCGATTTAAATCAGGAAATATTAATGCAAAAAGAAGAAATCATCACACAGCGCGATGAAATAGAAGCACAACGTGATATTGCAACAGAACAACGGGACTTGATTTCTAACCAAAAAAATGAGATAACAGATAGTATATATTATGCAAGAAGAATTCAGCAAGCATTGCTTCCTATAACAATTTACCTAAACGAAATTCTTGACGATTATTTTATTCTTTTTAAACCAAGAAATATTGTAAGCGGTGATTTCTATTGGGCAAGAAAAATTGGAAACAAAACAATCATTGCAGCGGCAGATTGCACTGGGCATGGAGTTCCTGGAGCATTTATGAGCATGTTAGGAATTGCATTTCTAAAAGAGATAACTAACAAAGGGATTGTTAAGCCCGACATAATTTTAAACGAACTAAAAGAATTAATAATTTTATCTCTTCACCAAAGAGGTATGGAGGGAGATACAAAAGATGGAATGGACATTTCATTATGTTCCATTGACAAAATAGAAATGCAACTTGAATTTGCCGGAGCAAATAACCCTATTTATATAGTCAAAAATGAAGAGTTTAAAGTAGAAAGTGAAGAAATTATTGAAAAACAAAACTTGCCAATTTCCAACTTTAAACTTTATGAACTTAAGGGTGATAAAATGCCTATTGGATATTTCAGTGAAAATTACGAAGTCTTTACAAATAAAGAGGTTACAATTACCAAAAACGATATGGTTTATTTATTCTCTGATGGTTACGCCGATCAGTTTGGCGGAAAAAACAATAAAAAATATAAATATAAAGCTCTTAAGGAATTAATAACAAATAGTTCAAATTTAAATTGCAAAGAACAAAAAGATATAATCTCCTCAGAATTTGAAAAATGGAAAGGTAATTTCGAACAAACTGACGATATTTTAGTTATTGGAATCAGAATTTAA
- the selD gene encoding selenide, water dikinase SelD has product MEEIKLTQFSPGSGCGCKISPKDLEEILKNITPIINDNRLLVGNSTKDDAAVFDLGNDTAIISTTDFFTPIVDDAFDFGYIAAINALSDIYAMGGTPILAIAILGWPLSKIPANIAKEVIKGATEACAKAGITISGGHSIDIPVPVFGLAVNGMVNKNNIKQNCTAKSNCSLFITKPLGIGILSTAQKKNLLTDEDLKIALNSMKTLNSIGSEFGKTDAIKAMTDVTGFGLGGHLIEMCEGSNINAEINFNSLPIFEGIEKYIDNNTIPGGTTRNFNSYGSKISAMSEFQKLIICDPQTSGGLLIAVEEAKENEVLKIAATNNIFIKQIGRTIERKTKDDSHYIFIK; this is encoded by the coding sequence ATGGAAGAAATTAAATTAACACAATTTAGTCCTGGCTCCGGTTGTGGGTGCAAGATATCTCCAAAAGATTTAGAAGAAATTCTAAAAAATATAACACCAATAATTAACGACAATAGATTATTGGTAGGAAATTCTACAAAAGATGATGCAGCAGTTTTTGATTTAGGAAATGATACAGCAATAATTAGTACTACCGATTTCTTTACTCCAATTGTTGATGATGCATTTGACTTTGGATACATAGCTGCTATAAATGCTTTAAGCGACATTTACGCAATGGGTGGAACACCAATATTAGCAATAGCAATTCTAGGTTGGCCACTTTCAAAAATTCCTGCCAATATTGCAAAAGAAGTTATTAAAGGAGCTACTGAAGCATGCGCTAAAGCCGGTATAACAATTTCCGGAGGTCATAGTATAGATATTCCAGTTCCTGTATTTGGCCTGGCAGTTAATGGTATGGTAAATAAAAATAACATTAAGCAAAACTGTACTGCAAAATCAAACTGCTCACTTTTTATTACTAAACCACTTGGAATAGGAATACTTTCTACAGCTCAAAAAAAGAACCTTTTAACAGATGAAGACTTAAAAATTGCTTTAAACTCAATGAAAACATTAAACAGCATTGGCTCTGAATTCGGAAAAACAGATGCTATAAAAGCTATGACTGATGTTACAGGTTTCGGGCTTGGTGGACATTTAATTGAAATGTGTGAAGGAAGTAATATAAATGCCGAAATAAATTTTAATTCATTACCAATATTTGAAGGAATAGAAAAATATATCGACAATAATACTATTCCAGGAGGAACAACAAGAAATTTTAATAGTTATGGAAGTAAAATTTCTGCAATGTCTGAATTTCAGAAATTAATTATTTGCGATCCTCAAACTAGCGGTGGTTTACTAATTGCTGTTGAAGAAGCGAAAGAAAACGAGGTATTAAAGATTGCTGCAACAAATAATATATTTATTAAACAAATTGGAAGAACTATTGAAAGAAAAACAAAAGATGATAGTCATTATATTTTCATTAAATAA
- a CDS encoding citrate lyase subunit alpha (citrate-ACP transferase, the alpha subunit catalyzes the formation of (3S)-citryl-CoA from acetyl-CoA and citrate) encodes MSANFVKNALGRLVPTEVNGVPQVPYMGVGKHKPTGRKYAPQIVSCSDFPDDGNKTVATLKDALIKSGLRDGMVISTHHHFRNGDLVAIQIFDIAKELGVKDLVWVPSASFECQAVLIKYLEDGTIHHIEGSMNGSLGRFTSQGKMKGMGILRSHGGRYQAIQDGEVVIDIAVIAAPTADAFGNATGDRGPAACGLLGFALADSQYANKVIVVTDNIVPFPCYPWQIQGNYVDHVVVVDKVGIPEKIVSGTTEVTKSPDRLLLAEWTAQFCDEAGIIKDGFSFQAGAGGTALSIGIYFAEILRERGMKSRWARGGSNKYLVKMLEDGLLDYILDGQTFDLEGVRSMRENEGHVNTSPFTSYNYHGKGNFASMVDVVILGATEVDVNFNANVVTHSDGVLLHGIGGWQNCIASKCTILPIPLFRDRMPVVRDEVTTICGPGELIDVIVTERGIAINPLRKDLIEKMKNSKLPIKTIEQLKQEAEAICGVPDKPKFTNKPVAVVKWVDGTIIDTVWEIDNT; translated from the coding sequence ATGTCAGCTAATTTTGTAAAAAATGCATTGGGACGATTAGTTCCAACCGAAGTAAACGGAGTTCCACAGGTTCCATATATGGGTGTGGGCAAACATAAGCCAACAGGAAGAAAATATGCTCCTCAGATTGTTTCGTGTTCCGATTTTCCTGATGATGGAAACAAAACTGTTGCAACTTTAAAAGATGCCTTAATAAAATCCGGTTTGCGCGATGGTATGGTAATTTCTACACATCATCATTTTCGTAATGGAGATTTGGTTGCAATTCAGATTTTTGATATTGCAAAAGAACTTGGTGTAAAAGATTTGGTATGGGTTCCATCTGCTTCTTTTGAATGCCAGGCTGTTTTAATAAAATACCTTGAAGATGGTACAATTCATCATATCGAAGGAAGTATGAATGGATCATTAGGTCGTTTTACTTCACAGGGGAAAATGAAAGGAATGGGAATTCTTCGTTCTCATGGTGGACGTTATCAGGCAATACAGGATGGCGAAGTTGTTATCGATATTGCTGTAATTGCTGCTCCAACTGCTGATGCTTTTGGTAATGCAACAGGTGATCGTGGTCCGGCTGCGTGTGGATTGTTAGGATTTGCATTAGCCGATTCACAATATGCAAATAAAGTTATTGTTGTAACTGATAATATTGTTCCTTTTCCTTGTTACCCATGGCAGATTCAGGGAAATTATGTAGACCATGTTGTAGTTGTTGATAAAGTAGGTATTCCGGAGAAAATTGTTTCCGGTACAACAGAAGTTACAAAAAGCCCCGATCGTTTATTGTTAGCAGAGTGGACTGCACAATTTTGCGATGAAGCAGGAATTATAAAAGATGGTTTCTCATTTCAGGCAGGAGCTGGTGGTACAGCACTTTCAATAGGTATTTATTTTGCCGAAATTCTTCGTGAGCGTGGCATGAAGTCGAGATGGGCGAGGGGAGGAAGTAATAAATATCTTGTAAAAATGTTAGAAGACGGTCTTCTTGATTATATTCTTGATGGACAAACATTCGATTTAGAAGGCGTGCGTTCAATGCGTGAGAATGAAGGGCATGTAAATACCAGTCCGTTTACAAGCTATAATTACCACGGCAAAGGAAATTTCGCTTCAATGGTAGATGTTGTTATACTTGGTGCTACTGAAGTTGATGTAAACTTTAATGCAAATGTTGTTACACATTCTGATGGTGTGTTGTTACATGGTATTGGCGGGTGGCAAAATTGTATTGCTTCAAAATGTACAATATTGCCAATTCCTCTTTTCCGTGATAGAATGCCAGTTGTACGTGATGAGGTTACAACAATTTGTGGTCCCGGTGAATTAATAGACGTAATTGTAACAGAACGTGGAATAGCAATTAACCCTTTACGCAAAGATTTAATCGAGAAAATGAAAAATTCCAAATTGCCTATTAAAACAATTGAACAGTTAAAACAGGAAGCTGAAGCTATCTGTGGTGTGCCCGATAAGCCAAAGTTCACCAATAAGCCTGTAGCAGTTGTTAAATGGGTTGATGGAACTATAATTGACACAGTTTGGGAAATTGATAACACATAA
- a CDS encoding Rrf2 family transcriptional regulator has translation MISKKAQYSLYALTYLAKKYEHGPVLISEIAEAEKLPKKFLETILLELKNMGIVSSKKGKGGGYYLIKKPENVNFAEIIRFFDGAIALLPCVTYNYYEECNHCKDETTCGVRSVVKEIRDKTVAILKNTTLKDIIDKEKNNI, from the coding sequence ATGATTTCTAAGAAAGCACAATATTCGCTTTATGCATTAACATACCTTGCAAAGAAATATGAGCACGGTCCAGTATTAATAAGCGAGATAGCTGAAGCTGAAAAATTGCCGAAAAAATTTTTAGAGACAATACTGCTTGAGCTTAAAAACATGGGTATTGTTAGCAGCAAAAAAGGAAAAGGCGGCGGATATTATTTAATTAAGAAACCTGAAAATGTAAATTTCGCAGAAATAATACGATTTTTTGACGGCGCTATAGCCTTACTACCTTGCGTTACCTATAATTACTATGAAGAATGTAATCATTGTAAGGATGAAACCACATGCGGTGTAAGAAGTGTTGTTAAAGAGATAAGAGATAAAACAGTTGCAATTCTAAAAAATACTACTCTCAAAGATATTATTGATAAAGAAAAAAATAATATTTGA
- the mnmH gene encoding tRNA 2-selenouridine(34) synthase MnmH, with the protein MTLRVNTEEFLSFSYPIFDVRSPIEFDKGHIPGAINLPLFSNEERVLVGTAYVNQGKDEAIKIGLEKVQSKLVSFVETVNNIAKGDNIRLHCWRGGMRSKNMAWLLETAGYNVYILEGGYKNYRQFVRTYFEKQFKLIVIGGMTGSGKTEILHYLKENNEQVIDLEGLANHKGSVFGHFGQLQQPSTEHFENLLFTKLKNQKTEKPIWIEDESLTIGNIYIPRLFHEQMQSTEFILLERNINDRAERLVKEYAHFEKDLLISAVQRISRRIGGDKAQVIVNYLINNDFFNAILTILNYYDKQYLFSLKRHKNNNVKELNINNLSVQEICNKLVNYKKINNGRN; encoded by the coding sequence ATGACTTTAAGAGTTAATACCGAAGAATTTTTATCGTTTTCATATCCGATTTTTGATGTTAGATCACCTATTGAATTTGATAAAGGACATATTCCTGGTGCAATTAATTTACCTTTATTTTCTAACGAAGAAAGAGTATTAGTAGGAACAGCATATGTTAATCAAGGTAAAGATGAAGCAATAAAAATTGGCTTAGAAAAGGTTCAATCTAAACTTGTTTCTTTTGTTGAAACAGTTAACAATATTGCAAAGGGTGATAATATTAGGCTTCATTGCTGGCGCGGAGGAATGCGCAGTAAAAATATGGCATGGCTACTTGAAACTGCTGGTTATAATGTTTATATTCTTGAAGGTGGTTATAAAAATTACAGACAATTTGTTAGAACCTATTTTGAGAAACAGTTTAAATTAATTGTTATTGGTGGTATGACAGGATCGGGAAAAACTGAGATTCTTCATTACCTAAAAGAAAATAATGAACAGGTTATAGATCTTGAAGGACTTGCTAATCATAAAGGTTCCGTTTTTGGTCATTTTGGACAATTGCAACAACCAAGTACAGAACATTTTGAAAATTTGCTTTTTACAAAACTAAAAAATCAGAAAACAGAAAAGCCAATATGGATTGAAGATGAAAGCCTTACTATTGGAAATATTTATATACCCAGACTATTTCATGAACAAATGCAATCTACAGAATTTATTTTACTTGAAAGAAATATAAACGACCGTGCCGAAAGATTAGTAAAAGAATATGCACATTTTGAAAAAGATTTATTGATAAGTGCAGTTCAAAGAATTTCGAGGAGAATTGGTGGCGACAAAGCTCAAGTGATAGTTAACTATTTAATAAATAATGATTTTTTTAATGCTATTTTAACAATATTAAATTATTACGATAAACAATATTTATTCAGCCTAAAAAGACATAAAAATAACAATGTGAAAGAATTAAACATAAATAATCTTTCTGTTCAGGAAATTTGCAACAAATTAGTAAATTACAAAAAAATAAATAATGGAAGAAATTAA
- a CDS encoding PD40 domain-containing protein: MKKIILSILCFISLVAMSQQEARLLRFPAVNGDKIVFTYAGDLYTVSTTGGVARKLTTHKGYEMFPHFSPDGKWIAFSAQYDGNTEVYVMPSEGGEPKRLTFTSTLERDDISDRMGPNNIVTSWTNDGKKIIYRSRKQSWNDFIGQLFQVSIDGGMSEQLPLPAGGFNSFSADGKKLAFNRVMREFRTWKYYKGGMADDVWIYNFDTKKTENITGNISQDIFPMWYNNEVYFCSDRDRTMNLFAANLDTRQTRKVTSFTEYDIKFPTLGDGKIVFENGGFIFLFDIKTQTQTKVTIFINDDNLNARNQLKDASKNINDYSISPDGNRIVFSARGDIWTVPGKQGITRNLSQSSGSHERSSAWSPDGKWIAFLSDASGEYEVYIQKADGTADPVQLTKNADTYKFSVLWSPDSKKILFNDKKFRLQYVEIDSKNIVQVSQSKTWEIADFAWSPDSKWISFSDKSLTSTMAQIFLYNITSKSVSALTDSWYNSYHPYFSVDGKYMFFTSDRDFNPTYSQTEWNHSYSDMSRIYLITLQKNTPNPLAPTNDEVDMSIPDKKADEKTSAPDVKIEIDGIQQRIVAIPTKCGNYWNISQIGDKLYYQYSSTEESDNTLKSFSLKEKKETVLGQVRSYEITTNNKKMLISKDGKYYIIDIPSSEIKTEKHVDLTEMSTMVDNKAEWKQIYVEAWRQMRDFFYDPNMQGVDWKKMHDKYAVLVPFVSNRNDLNFLIGELIGELNIGHAYTGGGDKPKSDKIYTGLLGAKITKDASGYFKINKILEGQNWDNNLRSPLTEVGLNIKAGDFITAVNGKSVKNTPDIYTMLWNTAEKEVELTISTAANEASTRKVLVIPIKDENPLYYYNWVQENINKVNEATNGQVGYIHIPDMGVEGLNEFAKYFYPQLAKKALIIDDRGNGGGNVSPMIIERLKRELAFMGMARNQTEGSTNPEQMLVGPKVLLVNNYSASDGDLFPYQFRKTGLGKIIGVRTWGGVVGIRGSLPFIDGGNLSKPEFGHYAADGSNWIIEGHGVDPDIIVDNDPAKEFAGEDEQLNKAIEIIMQELKDKPMEKGKIPAFPDKSK; this comes from the coding sequence ATGAAAAAAATAATTTTAAGCATTTTATGTTTTATCTCATTAGTTGCAATGAGTCAGCAAGAAGCCCGATTATTAAGATTTCCTGCAGTAAATGGCGATAAAATAGTTTTCACATATGCTGGTGATTTATATACTGTTTCAACAACAGGTGGTGTTGCCAGAAAACTTACAACTCATAAAGGATATGAAATGTTTCCGCATTTTTCACCGGATGGAAAATGGATTGCCTTTTCAGCACAATATGATGGAAACACTGAAGTTTACGTAATGCCTTCTGAGGGTGGTGAACCTAAACGATTAACTTTTACTTCTACTCTGGAACGTGATGATATTTCAGACAGAATGGGACCAAACAATATCGTAACATCATGGACAAATGATGGTAAAAAAATCATTTATCGATCACGCAAACAATCATGGAATGATTTTATAGGTCAGCTATTTCAAGTTTCTATTGATGGAGGAATGTCAGAACAATTGCCTTTACCTGCAGGTGGTTTCAACAGTTTTTCTGCTGATGGAAAAAAGCTAGCTTTTAACCGAGTAATGCGCGAATTCCGTACCTGGAAATACTATAAAGGAGGAATGGCTGATGATGTATGGATTTATAATTTTGACACAAAGAAAACAGAAAACATTACTGGTAACATTTCACAGGATATTTTTCCTATGTGGTATAATAATGAAGTTTATTTCTGTAGTGATCGTGACAGAACAATGAATCTCTTTGCAGCAAATCTTGACACACGTCAGACACGCAAAGTAACATCGTTCACAGAATACGACATAAAATTTCCGACGCTTGGTGACGGAAAAATAGTTTTTGAGAATGGTGGTTTTATTTTCTTATTTGATATCAAAACACAAACCCAAACAAAGGTCACAATTTTCATAAATGATGATAATTTAAATGCCAGAAACCAGTTAAAAGATGCTTCAAAAAATATTAACGATTACAGCATTTCGCCTGATGGGAATCGCATTGTATTCTCGGCTCGTGGCGATATCTGGACTGTTCCGGGTAAGCAAGGAATAACAAGAAATCTAAGTCAGAGTTCAGGGTCACACGAACGTTCATCTGCATGGTCACCCGACGGAAAATGGATTGCATTTCTTTCTGATGCAAGTGGCGAATATGAAGTTTATATTCAAAAAGCAGATGGAACAGCAGACCCTGTTCAATTAACAAAGAATGCTGACACATACAAATTCTCTGTTTTATGGTCACCGGATAGTAAAAAAATATTATTTAACGACAAGAAATTTCGTTTACAATATGTTGAAATAGATTCTAAAAACATTGTTCAAGTTAGCCAGAGTAAAACATGGGAAATAGCTGATTTTGCATGGTCTCCGGACAGTAAATGGATTTCATTTTCTGACAAATCCCTTACATCAACAATGGCTCAGATATTTTTATATAACATAACTTCAAAGTCTGTTTCTGCATTAACTGACAGTTGGTATAATTCATATCACCCTTATTTTAGTGTTGACGGTAAATATATGTTTTTCACTTCTGATCGTGATTTCAACCCTACATATAGCCAGACAGAATGGAATCATTCATATTCTGACATGTCACGTATTTACCTTATAACATTACAAAAAAACACTCCTAATCCGCTTGCACCAACTAATGACGAAGTTGATATGAGTATACCTGATAAAAAAGCCGATGAAAAAACATCTGCACCTGATGTAAAAATTGAAATTGATGGAATTCAACAACGTATTGTAGCAATACCAACAAAATGCGGAAATTATTGGAATATCAGTCAGATTGGAGACAAATTATATTATCAGTACTCATCAACAGAAGAATCAGACAATACATTAAAATCATTCAGTTTAAAAGAAAAAAAGGAAACTGTATTAGGACAAGTTAGAAGCTATGAGATAACAACAAACAATAAGAAAATGTTAATCAGTAAAGATGGCAAATATTATATAATAGACATTCCATCTTCAGAAATTAAAACTGAAAAACATGTTGATCTTACTGAGATGTCTACAATGGTTGATAACAAAGCTGAGTGGAAACAGATTTATGTTGAAGCTTGGAGGCAAATGCGTGACTTTTTCTATGACCCAAACATGCAAGGAGTTGACTGGAAAAAAATGCACGACAAATATGCAGTTTTAGTACCATTTGTTAGTAATCGTAACGATTTAAATTTTTTAATCGGTGAATTAATTGGCGAACTAAATATTGGTCATGCATATACAGGTGGTGGCGATAAACCTAAATCAGATAAAATATATACCGGATTACTTGGTGCTAAAATAACAAAAGATGCTTCAGGATACTTTAAAATAAATAAAATTCTTGAAGGGCAAAATTGGGATAATAATCTTCGATCACCTTTAACTGAAGTAGGCTTAAACATTAAAGCAGGCGATTTCATTACAGCTGTTAACGGAAAATCGGTAAAAAATACTCCCGACATTTATACTATGTTATGGAATACTGCAGAAAAAGAAGTTGAATTAACAATATCCACAGCTGCAAATGAAGCATCAACAAGAAAGGTTTTAGTTATACCTATTAAAGATGAAAACCCTCTTTATTATTACAACTGGGTTCAGGAAAACATTAATAAAGTTAATGAAGCAACAAATGGTCAGGTTGGTTATATTCATATTCCTGATATGGGAGTTGAAGGACTTAACGAATTTGCGAAATATTTTTACCCTCAACTAGCAAAAAAAGCTTTAATTATTGACGACAGAGGTAATGGTGGTGGTAATGTTTCGCCTATGATTATTGAAAGATTAAAACGAGAGCTTGCATTTATGGGAATGGCAAGAAACCAGACTGAAGGCAGTACCAACCCTGAACAAATGTTAGTCGGACCAAAAGTTTTACTTGTAAATAATTATTCGGCTTCCGATGGTGACCTTTTTCCTTATCAGTTTAGAAAAACAGGTTTAGGAAAAATTATTGGTGTGCGTACATGGGGTGGTGTAGTTGGAATACGCGGTTCCTTACCTTTTATTGATGGTGGTAATTTATCCAAGCCTGAATTCGGACATTACGCTGCTGATGGAAGCAATTGGATAATTGAAGGTCATGGTGTAGATCCTGATATTATTGTTGATAATGATCCTGCAAAAGAATTTGCCGGTGAAGACGAACAACTAAATAAAGCAATTGAAATTATTATGCAGGAATTAAAAGACAAACCAATGGAAAAAGGCAAGATACCTGCGTTTCCTGATAAGAGTAAATAA
- a CDS encoding VOC family protein: MDKTKFEIILYCKDQQKSRDFYSGILNKTPILDVAGMTEFQLTPEVKLGLMPEKGIVKILENKTPDPASGNGIPRCELYLYVNDPEFEFNKSIQHGAKEISMATIRDWGDIVAYISDLDGHIVAFAKKI, from the coding sequence ATGGATAAAACCAAATTTGAAATAATATTATACTGTAAGGACCAGCAAAAAAGCAGAGATTTTTATTCAGGTATTCTTAATAAGACTCCAATACTTGACGTTGCCGGGATGACTGAATTTCAATTAACACCTGAAGTTAAATTAGGGTTAATGCCAGAAAAAGGAATAGTGAAAATTTTAGAAAATAAAACTCCAGATCCTGCAAGTGGAAATGGAATACCCCGTTGCGAACTTTATTTATATGTTAACGATCCTGAATTTGAATTTAATAAATCTATTCAACATGGAGCAAAAGAAATCAGTATGGCTACAATCCGCGACTGGGGCGATATTGTTGCTTATATTTCAGATTTAGATGGACATATAGTTGCTTTTGCAAAAAAAATATAA